One genomic segment of Vicia villosa cultivar HV-30 ecotype Madison, WI unplaced genomic scaffold, Vvil1.0 ctg.000148F_1_1, whole genome shotgun sequence includes these proteins:
- the LOC131624672 gene encoding EPIDERMAL PATTERNING FACTOR-like protein 6, which yields MNKTQFCFVSFFLLSVIFNSMIASSITSREVRRPLVPKYEIDIQHIEESDEKFVSQTKVEEIKDLLSRKVLIETTSTPKNCTGHCNKCVPCRAVTRPVPHLPNPPPNLKYGNVNAFQRKNNRILQESKPEVWECKCFPPKK from the exons atgaacaaaacccaattttGTTTTGTGTCATTTTTCTTACTGTCAGTGATCTTTAATTCTATGATTGCCTCATCCATTACATCTAGAG aagTCAGGCGTCCCTTGGTTCCCAAATATGAGATAGATATTCAG CATATTGAAGAATCTGATGAAAAGTTTGTGTCTCAAACAAAAGTAGAAGAAATTAAGGATTTGTTGTCAAGAAAGGTTTTAATTGAAACAACGTCAACACCTAAAAATTGTACTGGCCATTGTAACAAGTGTGTTCCATGCAGAGCTGTCACAAGACCAGTGCCACACCTACCAAACCCACCTCCAAACCTGAAGTATGGGAATGTAAATGCGTTCCAGCGAAAAAATAATCGTATTTTGCAAGAGTCCAAACCGGAAGTATGGGAATGTAAATGCTTTCCAcccaaaaaataa